One window from the genome of bacterium encodes:
- a CDS encoding MarC family protein — MEILNEIIKTSIMLFIVIDAIGGIPIFISLVPDISEDEVKKVVNLAIIVSFFILLFFGVIGRWILYLFNINLEEFKIAGGFLLLIIALDEIFNILPERKYPKEELGIVPIGCPLLAGPGAITVILVILYRFNFPQNYIIMSASVVIVTLVNWIILSRLINIKRIFGRKGILLLTKLMGIILAGISINFLVSGIKNLFTG, encoded by the coding sequence ATGGAAATTTTAAATGAAATAATAAAAACTTCAATAATGCTTTTTATTGTAATAGATGCAATTGGTGGTATTCCTATTTTTATTTCTCTTGTTCCAGACATCTCAGAAGATGAAGTTAAAAAAGTTGTGAATCTTGCTATAATTGTAAGTTTTTTTATTCTTTTATTTTTTGGAGTTATTGGTAGATGGATACTTTACTTATTTAATATAAATTTAGAAGAATTTAAAATTGCAGGTGGATTTCTCCTTCTTATTATTGCCCTTGACGAAATTTTTAATATATTACCTGAAAGAAAATATCCAAAAGAAGAACTTGGAATTGTTCCAATAGGTTGTCCACTACTTGCAGGTCCAGGAGCAATTACAGTAATTCTTGTAATTCTTTATAGATTTAATTTTCCCCAAAATTATATTATAATGAGTGCAAGTGTAGTTATTGTCACATTGGTAAACTGGATTATTCTTTCAAGGTTAATTAATATCAAAAGAATTTTTGGTAGAAAAGGTATATTACTTCTTACAAAATTGATGGGAATAATTCTTGCTGGAATTTCAATAAATTTTTTAGTTAGTGGAATAAAAAACTTATTTACCGGCTAA
- a CDS encoding nodulation protein NfeD, whose amino-acid sequence MRKIILFLPCFFLISSFCFSENKAYTLNINDAIGPITYYQITRVINSAEKNNAEFVLLIIDTPGGLLSSTRKIVQEILKSKVPIIGFVYPSGAQCASAGTFIALSCDILVMAPATNIGAAHPVTLTGGDEQNKTMEEKVVNDTVSFIKSIAKYKGRNEKWAEKAVRESISSTETEALKNNVIDFIAEDIDQLLKKLDGKKIKKNEKEIILHTKDIVFESLKQSFKDDFLKTISDPNIAYLLLIIGMWGIILEFSHPGFGLPGIAGTICLILGFFALHTMPINIAGLLLLILGFILFGIEAITPTFGLFFISGIISFLIGSFMLIRPGSEIKIATSLIFTVAFASGFFIWAILLFALKTRRRKVTTGTEGLIGEKGRVKTDLNPEGLIFVHGEYWKGIPKDKNEIIKKNEEIKVIGKDGPVLIVEKINKEGDR is encoded by the coding sequence ATGAGAAAAATAATTTTATTTCTTCCTTGCTTTTTTTTAATATCATCCTTTTGTTTTTCTGAAAATAAAGCATACACTTTAAATATAAATGATGCTATTGGTCCTATTACATATTATCAAATTACAAGAGTTATAAATTCAGCAGAAAAGAATAATGCAGAGTTTGTTTTACTAATAATTGATACTCCTGGTGGTCTTCTATCCTCTACAAGAAAAATTGTTCAGGAGATATTAAAATCAAAAGTTCCAATTATTGGTTTTGTTTATCCATCAGGAGCACAATGTGCTTCTGCTGGAACTTTTATTGCTCTTTCGTGTGATATTTTGGTGATGGCACCTGCAACAAATATAGGTGCTGCTCATCCTGTTACTTTAACTGGTGGAGATGAGCAGAACAAAACAATGGAGGAAAAAGTAGTTAATGATACGGTGAGTTTTATAAAAAGTATTGCTAAATATAAAGGAAGAAATGAAAAATGGGCGGAAAAAGCAGTGAGAGAGAGTATTTCCTCAACCGAAACAGAAGCATTAAAAAATAATGTTATTGATTTTATAGCAGAAGATATTGACCAACTTCTTAAAAAACTTGATGGGAAAAAAATAAAGAAAAATGAAAAAGAAATTATTCTTCATACAAAAGATATTGTTTTTGAATCACTAAAACAATCATTTAAAGATGATTTTTTAAAAACAATTTCAGACCCAAATATTGCGTATTTACTTTTAATAATTGGTATGTGGGGAATAATATTAGAATTTTCACATCCTGGTTTTGGACTACCAGGTATTGCAGGCACAATTTGTTTGATACTTGGATTTTTTGCTTTACATACAATGCCTATAAACATTGCAGGACTTCTTTTACTTATTTTAGGTTTTATACTTTTTGGAATTGAGGCAATAACTCCAACATTTGGATTGTTTTTTATTTCAGGTATTATTTCTTTTCTTATTGGTTCTTTTATGCTAATCAGACCTGGTTCTGAAATAAAAATTGCTACTTCACTAATTTTCACTGTTGCTTTTGCATCTGGTTTTTTTATATGGGCTATATTGTTATTTGCTCTTAAAACGAGAAGGAGAAAAGTTACAACTGGAACTGAGGGACTTATTGGAGAAAAAGGAAGGGTTAAAACGGATTTAAATCCTGAAGGATTAATTTTTGTTCATGGTGAGTATTGGAAAGGTATTCCAAAAGATAAAAACGAAATTATTAAAAAAAATGAAGAGATAAAAGTTATTGGAAAAGATGGTCCAGTTCTAATAGTTGAAAAAATAAATAAAGAGGGGGATAGATAA
- a CDS encoding aminopeptidase P family N-terminal domain-containing protein, with protein sequence MEKETKIERVRRYIKENGLSGILVSGVSNFSWLTGGKKNFVGLNTEKGVCSILITPDKSFLLTTNIEYPRIFEEEISDWEFIVKNWYKENELFEEVKKICKGKIGSDIPTNFTVLVKLEKLHFPLVDEEIDRYKEVGKLASESITEISKVIKPGMKETEIAGIVSQKLWEKDIIPVVILVGADERIEKYRHPIPTEKKLDKRVLIAICGKRYGLIVSLTRIVNFGKLEESILRKHKSVCFVDTVFIDETRPDVKMSDIFKKAKSSYKETGFENEWQLHHQGGPTGYSTRYFRVTEETDEKVIEKSSFAWNPSITGTKSEDTIIIEKDKNTIITEDKNWPMIEVEYKGKIYKRPAILEK encoded by the coding sequence ATGGAAAAAGAAACTAAAATTGAGAGAGTAAGAAGATATATAAAAGAAAATGGATTGAGTGGAATTTTAGTATCAGGTGTATCAAATTTTTCATGGTTAACCGGTGGGAAGAAAAATTTTGTTGGACTTAATACAGAAAAAGGTGTTTGTAGTATTTTAATAACACCTGATAAATCTTTTCTTTTAACAACAAATATTGAATATCCAAGAATTTTTGAAGAAGAAATTAGTGATTGGGAATTTATCGTAAAGAATTGGTATAAAGAAAATGAGTTGTTTGAGGAAGTTAAAAAAATATGTAAAGGCAAAATTGGTTCGGATATTCCAACTAATTTTACTGTCCTTGTGAAATTAGAAAAATTACATTTTCCATTAGTTGATGAGGAAATTGATAGATATAAGGAAGTTGGAAAATTGGCATCTGAAAGTATTACAGAAATTTCAAAAGTTATAAAACCGGGAATGAAAGAAACTGAAATTGCAGGTATAGTAAGTCAAAAGTTATGGGAAAAAGATATAATTCCAGTTGTTATACTTGTTGGTGCAGATGAACGAATTGAGAAATACAGACATCCAATACCAACAGAAAAAAAATTAGATAAGAGAGTTTTAATTGCTATTTGTGGGAAAAGATATGGTCTTATTGTATCTCTTACAAGAATAGTTAATTTTGGAAAGTTGGAGGAATCTATTTTGAGAAAACATAAAAGTGTTTGTTTTGTTGATACTGTTTTTATTGATGAGACAAGACCAGATGTGAAGATGTCAGATATTTTTAAAAAAGCAAAATCATCATATAAAGAAACAGGTTTTGAAAATGAGTGGCAATTACATCATCAAGGAGGACCAACTGGTTATTCAACAAGATATTTTAGGGTTACAGAAGAGACAGATGAAAAAGTTATTGAAAAAAGTTCATTTGCTTGGAATCCTTCAATAACAGGGACAAAATCAGAAGATACAATTATTATTGAAAAAGATAAAAATACAATAATAACAGAAGATAAAAACTGGCCAATGATTGAAGTTGAATATAAAGGGAAAATTTATAAAAGACCTGCTATTTTAGAAAAATGA
- a CDS encoding TIGR00730 family Rossman fold protein gives MNKEEKIYAEESWRIFRIMAEFIEGFEELGNVKDAVTVWGAARVKEGDIWYKKAVELGKLLSKNGYTVITGGGPGIMEAANKGATLAGGNSIGLNIELPHEQKPNPYIKTLLSFKYFFTRKVMFVKYTKGFVIFPGGFGTLDEFTEAITLIQTGRIHKFPIILFDSSYWKGLIDWMKNTQLKRGYISPEDLLIFSIVNEPEEAIKKIKDFYKKID, from the coding sequence ATGAATAAGGAAGAAAAAATTTATGCAGAAGAGTCATGGAGAATTTTCAGAATAATGGCTGAATTTATTGAGGGATTTGAAGAATTAGGTAATGTGAAAGATGCAGTAACTGTTTGGGGTGCTGCAAGAGTTAAAGAAGGAGATATCTGGTATAAAAAGGCAGTTGAATTGGGGAAATTACTTTCAAAAAATGGTTATACAGTAATAACTGGTGGGGGTCCTGGAATAATGGAAGCAGCAAATAAAGGAGCAACACTTGCTGGAGGAAATTCAATAGGGCTTAATATAGAACTACCTCATGAACAAAAGCCAAACCCATATATCAAAACACTTCTTTCATTTAAATATTTTTTTACAAGAAAAGTTATGTTTGTTAAATATACAAAGGGTTTTGTAATTTTTCCAGGTGGATTTGGGACTCTTGATGAATTTACAGAAGCAATAACTTTAATTCAGACAGGAAGAATTCATAAATTTCCTATTATTCTTTTTGATAGTTCATATTGGAAAGGACTAATTGATTGGATGAAAAATACCCAACTTAAAAGAGGATATATTTCTCCTGAAGACCTTTTAATTTTTTCTATTGTTAATGAACCAGAAGAGGCAATAAAAAAAATCAAAGATTTTTACAAAAAAATTGATTAG